The Streptomyces sp. NBC_00162 sequence CGGTGTCGTGCCGGCTTTGACAGGCTGGCGGGTCGGCCCCAGAGTCCTGCAGCTCGTCATAGGAGTGTTCGTGATTCCCCCTCGTCTGGCCCCGTTGCTGGAGCAGTTCGACTTCGCGCGCGAGCGCCTCACCAACCGCATGTCCGGGCCCGTCATGGACAGTGGCGACGGGTCGGACACCAAGGTCGGGCCCATGACCGGCGAGGAGTTCCTCTGGGAGCCGGTGCCGGGCTGCTGGTCGGTGCGGCGGCGTACGGACGGGCCCGGGCCGCGTGCCACCCTGCTGGCCGGCACGGGCGACTGGGGTCGCGACGCGGCGACCTACCCGCACCCCTGGCCGCCGCCGTTCACCACCATCGCGTGGCGTCTGAGCCACCTCAGCGAAATGATGACCCTGCGCGCCGACCACACGGCCGGCAGCCGCACGCGGACCCGGGACGACTATCCCGTCAGCGGGGACGTCGAGGAGGCGGTCGCGGCATTCGACACCGGCGCCGCCGCCTGGCGGAAGGCGCTGCTGAGCGTCGACGACGCGGCCCTCGACACCGTGGGGTACTGCACCTACCCGCACGGCAGCGACGTGGAGGAGCCCTTCATCGACATCGCCTGGTGGGTCAACCAGGAGTTGCTGCACCACGGAGCCGAGATCGCCCTGCTCCGCGACCTCCATCGCGAACGCCAGCACTGACCCTCTCTGATCCCGGCCTCGGGGCTACGCCACGACCCCCGCCAGCGCCTCCACCGCCCTCGTGAACGCCGAGTTCGGGGGTGCCGCGTAGCCCACCACCAGGCCTTCGCGGGGTGGGGTCGGGTCCGCCCTGTGTTGGTAGGAGGAGAGGCCGTCCAGGGCCAGGCCCGCCGTTCGGGCCGCCGAGAGGGCCGGGGCCTCGCCGCCCGGCGGGAGTTCCAGTACCGCGTGCAGCCCGGCCGAGATGCCCGTCACCCGGACGTCCGGGGCGCGTGCGGCCAGTACGGAAACCAGCTGGTCACGCCGCTCCCGATAGCGCTTGCGCATGCGGCGGACATGCCGGTCGTACGCGCCGCAGTCGATGAAGTCGGCCAGCGCCAGCTGGTCCAGCGCGCTCGCCCAGGACTCCCGCTGCCCCTTCGCCGCCAGGACCTGGTCGATCAGCTGGTCCGGGAGGACCAGCCAGCCGAGGCGGAGCGCCGGGGAGAGGCTTTTGCTCAGCGAGCCCGCGTACACCACGTGCTCCGGGGCCAGGCCCTGTACGGCGCCGACCGGTTTGCGGTCGTAGCGGAACTCCCCGTCGTAGTCGTCCTCCACGATCACGCCGCCGGTCGTACGGGCCCACTCCACGGCGGCGGCGCGCCGTGCGGGCAGCAGACGCCCCCCGGTCGGGAACTGGTGCGCGGGGGTGAGTAGCAACGTACGGGCCCGGGGCGGGAGTTCTGTCGTCCGGGCACCGTCCTCGTCGACCGCGACGGGGTGCGGGCGGACCCCGGCGGCGTCCAGGATGCCGTGGTGGAAGGGGAGTCCGTACGCCTCGACGGCCCAGTCCCGCGGCCGGACGGACGCGAGGAGCCGAAGTCCGTTGGCGAAGCCGGAGCAGACCACGATGTTCTCCGGGCCGGTACGCACGCCCCGCGCCCGGGACAGGTAGCCGGCCAGCGCCCGCCGCAGCTCGGGCCGGCCGCGCGGATCGCCGGGGCCGAAGGCCTCGGTGGGTGCCTCCGTGAGGGCCCGCCGGGCGCTGGCGGCCCACGGCCCCCGGGGGAAGGAAGCCGGGTCGGGCTTGCCCTGGAGCAGGTCGAGGCGGGGTCCCGCGGGCGCGGCCGTGGGCGTGGCCGCCGCGGACGGCGGGCCCGAGCCGGCGACTCGTTCGGCGGCCCCTTCGGCGACCCGGGTGCCGGAACCCTGCCGGGCGGTGAACCAGCCCTCGGCGACCAGCTCGGCGTAGGCGTCGGCGACGGCGTTGCGGGCCAGTCCGAGGTCGGCGGCCAGCGTCCGGTACGGCGGCAGCCGCGTCCCTCCGGCCAGCCGCCCGCTGCGGACGGCGCTGCGCAGGGCCTGGGCAAGGGCGGTCCGCCGGGCTCCTTCGGCGGGGAGGTCGAGATGCAGGTCGGCGCCCGTGCCGCCGTCGGGGGCCGTCATGCGCGGGCCTCCGGTGCGAAGACGGTGTGGGCGGCCGTCAGGAAGCGGCGGACGGTGTCCCGTTCGGCGGGGTCGAAGGAGTCCAGCACCTGCAGCACCCCGTCGATCAGCGGGCCGAAGAACTCCCGGCCCAGCCGGATGGCCTCCGGCTCCACGCGCAGCAGGATCCGGCGCCGGTCGCGGTCGTCGCGGACCCGCGCCACGTGGCCGAGCCGTTCCAGCCGGTCGATCACCGAGGTGGTGCCCGCCGAGTTGAGGCCGAGCCGGGCCCCGAGCAGGCCCGCCGTGGCCGCCTCGCCGGCGCGGGCCGCGTCCAGCAGGCAGATCAGGGCCCGCACATCGGTGGGGTGCATGCCGTTGCGGGCGGCGAACTCCGCCTGGCGCAGGCCGAACTCCACGGTCACCGCCCGCAGCAGGTGCACCAACTGCAGGTTGCCGGGCTCCCGGTTGCCGGATTCCCTGTTGTCGCCCACATCGTCCTCCGCCTAATATCTCTCGCTGAGCGAGATTATCGCCCGACGAGGTAGTGGAGCCAGCCGTGTTCCGGACGTCTCTCTTCCGTACCGCCTACGACGCGGTCCTGGCCCAGTGGCCCGGGCCGGTCGAGACCACCGACCTGCCCACCCCGTACGGCCTCACCCGCGTCAACAGCTGTGGCGCGGCCGGGGCCCCGCCGCTGGTGCTGCTGCCCGGCGGGGGAGCCACCTCCACGGTGTGGGGAGCCGGCGCCGCGGCCGGGCTCGCGCGCACCCACCGCCTGCACGCCGTGGACCTGGTGGGGGAACCCGGGCTCAGCGTCCCGGAGCCCGGGCTCGCCATCCGGTCCGTCGGGGAACTGGTCGGCTGGCTCGACACGGTGATCGACGGGCTCGGCCTGGACGGCCCGGTCGTCCTCGGCGGCCACTCCTACGGGGCCTGGATCGCCGCCCACTACGCGGCCTCGCGGCCAGCCCGGCTCGGCCGCCTCGTGCTGCTCGACCCGACCCAGGTCTTCGCCGGGCTCCGGCCCGGCTACGTGCTGCGCGCGCTGCCCGTGCTGGTGCGTCCCACCCCGGAGCGGATCCGCTCCTTCCTCGCCTGGGAGACCGGCGGAGCCGCTCTCGACCCGGCCTGGCTGCGGCTCCAGGACGAGACCGCGCGCTTTCCCAGCGTCCGGCCGGTCACCGGGCCGCGCCCGGACCTGACCGGGCTCGGGGAACTGCCCGTACGCGTCCACGTCCTGTTCGCCGGGCGCGCCCGCTGCCACGACGCCGACCGGGCGGCCCGGGCCGCGCGCCGGGTGCTCCCGGCCGCGCGTGTCGACGTACTGCCCGGGATCTCGCACCACGCGCTGCCGCTGACGGCGGCCGAGGAGATCGCCCGCCTCGTCGCCGCCGGCTAGCCCTTGCGGGACAGGGCCTCGCGGACGGCTTCCTCGGAGCGGGCGACCACCGCCGTGCCGTCCTCGGCGGTGATG is a genomic window containing:
- a CDS encoding alpha/beta fold hydrolase, whose translation is MFRTSLFRTAYDAVLAQWPGPVETTDLPTPYGLTRVNSCGAAGAPPLVLLPGGGATSTVWGAGAAAGLARTHRLHAVDLVGEPGLSVPEPGLAIRSVGELVGWLDTVIDGLGLDGPVVLGGHSYGAWIAAHYAASRPARLGRLVLLDPTQVFAGLRPGYVLRALPVLVRPTPERIRSFLAWETGGAALDPAWLRLQDETARFPSVRPVTGPRPDLTGLGELPVRVHVLFAGRARCHDADRAARAARRVLPAARVDVLPGISHHALPLTAAEEIARLVAAG
- a CDS encoding DinB family protein, producing the protein MIPPRLAPLLEQFDFARERLTNRMSGPVMDSGDGSDTKVGPMTGEEFLWEPVPGCWSVRRRTDGPGPRATLLAGTGDWGRDAATYPHPWPPPFTTIAWRLSHLSEMMTLRADHTAGSRTRTRDDYPVSGDVEEAVAAFDTGAAAWRKALLSVDDAALDTVGYCTYPHGSDVEEPFIDIAWWVNQELLHHGAEIALLRDLHRERQH
- a CDS encoding MarR family transcriptional regulator — encoded protein: MGDNRESGNREPGNLQLVHLLRAVTVEFGLRQAEFAARNGMHPTDVRALICLLDAARAGEAATAGLLGARLGLNSAGTTSVIDRLERLGHVARVRDDRDRRRILLRVEPEAIRLGREFFGPLIDGVLQVLDSFDPAERDTVRRFLTAAHTVFAPEARA
- a CDS encoding PLP-dependent aminotransferase family protein, translating into MTAPDGGTGADLHLDLPAEGARRTALAQALRSAVRSGRLAGGTRLPPYRTLAADLGLARNAVADAYAELVAEGWFTARQGSGTRVAEGAAERVAGSGPPSAAATPTAAPAGPRLDLLQGKPDPASFPRGPWAASARRALTEAPTEAFGPGDPRGRPELRRALAGYLSRARGVRTGPENIVVCSGFANGLRLLASVRPRDWAVEAYGLPFHHGILDAAGVRPHPVAVDEDGARTTELPPRARTLLLTPAHQFPTGGRLLPARRAAAVEWARTTGGVIVEDDYDGEFRYDRKPVGAVQGLAPEHVVYAGSLSKSLSPALRLGWLVLPDQLIDQVLAAKGQRESWASALDQLALADFIDCGAYDRHVRRMRKRYRERRDQLVSVLAARAPDVRVTGISAGLHAVLELPPGGEAPALSAARTAGLALDGLSSYQHRADPTPPREGLVVGYAAPPNSAFTRAVEALAGVVA